Proteins from a genomic interval of Desulfuromonas sp. TF:
- a CDS encoding 2Fe-2S iron-sulfur cluster-binding protein, producing the protein MLTIELEGRKIKVPEGLTVIEALWDTGHDVKRGIGCLSGLCGACTVAYLEAGAQRVRFGLGCQTVVAEGMNVIMLPYFPSRMARYDMERMTNPLQELAGHYPELTACNDCKACNICPEWIDVAGFVKTAKEGGYESTADRVMDCHMCGLCASRCPKSIAPQYVGLYIQRSCARQRPLPPNLAKRLEQMAALPADREFTQVAALNRAGLEAYCRKILDS; encoded by the coding sequence CTCTGGGATACGGGGCATGACGTGAAGCGGGGGATCGGTTGCCTGTCGGGTCTGTGCGGCGCCTGCACGGTCGCCTACCTGGAGGCCGGGGCGCAGCGGGTCAGGTTCGGGCTGGGCTGCCAGACGGTGGTCGCCGAGGGGATGAACGTCATCATGCTCCCCTACTTCCCGTCCCGAATGGCGCGCTACGACATGGAGAGGATGACCAATCCGTTGCAGGAGCTGGCCGGTCACTATCCGGAGCTGACGGCCTGCAACGACTGCAAGGCGTGCAATATCTGTCCGGAATGGATCGACGTGGCTGGCTTCGTAAAAACCGCCAAGGAAGGAGGGTATGAATCGACCGCCGACAGGGTCATGGACTGTCACATGTGCGGCCTCTGCGCCTCCAGGTGTCCGAAAAGCATCGCACCCCAGTACGTCGGCCTCTACATCCAGCGCTCCTGCGCCCGCCAGCGGCCGCTGCCGCCCAATCTCGCCAAACGCCTGGAGCAGATGGCCGCGCTGCCCGCGGACCGCGAATTCACGCAAGTCGCGGCGCTGAACCGGGCCGGGCTCGAGGCCTATTGCCGCAAGATTCTCGACTCTTGA